One segment of Brassica napus cultivar Da-Ae chromosome C3, Da-Ae, whole genome shotgun sequence DNA contains the following:
- the LOC111203747 gene encoding ATP-dependent DNA helicase PIF1-like — MNLTIEQIKNIALTEIENHLLSNGRSLKKWPHMPKPENFGDYNGNRLIDDELNYVVEDQLKENERLMAMITDEQRGVYEQILDAVLNDSGGVFFLYGYGGTGKTFVYRALSSAIRSKGMIVLNTASSGIAALLLEGGRTAHSRFGIPIDADEFSTCKKMEPGSDRAELVKAAKLIVWDEAPMMSRHCFETLDRTMRDIIRSCEDKPFGGKVVVFGGDFRQILPVIPGGGRAETVLAALNSSYLWEHCKVLKLTKNMRLLAGLTDDAAKELESFSNWILDIGDGKINLPNDGQVEIDIPSDLLIQNSGEDPIETMAKEVYGQAFQTSTDKDLYRHRAILTPTNDEVDKINDYMLSQLPGNMFYHLFLCSTNFVHITKQTDLHMLSGEEKVYLSSDSIIPSDVDIEENVVYPAEFLNSVKVAGLPRHCLKLKVGAPIMCLRNMDVADGLCNGTRLIVTQLLPHVIEGRIITGNKIAGHPVWIPRMFVTPPDTKFPFRMRRRQFPVTLAFAMTINKSQGQTLESVGLFLPRPVFSHGQLYVALSRVKSRSGLKILITGKEGKTQTKTLNVVYKQVFQNIP; from the coding sequence ATGAACTTGACCATAGAGCAGATCAAAAATATTGCTCTTACTGAGATCGAAAATCATTTGCTCAGCAATGGTCGTAGCCTCAAGAAATGGCCCCACATGCCAAAGCCAGAAAATTTTGGAGATTACAACGGCAATCGCCTTATAGATGATGAGCTTAATTATGTTGTGGAAGATCAGCTAAAGGAAAATGAAAGACTTATGGCGATGATAACAGATGAGCAAAGAGGGGTATACGAACAGATTCTGGATGCAGTTTTAAATGATAGCGGTGGAGTGTTCTTTCTTTATGGTTATGGAGGCACAGGAAAAACCTTCGTATACAGAGCACTCTCGTCAGCTATCCGATCTAAAGGTATGATTGTTCTAAATACCGCATCAAGTGGAATTGCAGCATTGTTGTTGGAAGGAGGTAGAACCGCACATTCCAGATTTGGTATTCCGATAGATGCAGACGAATTCAGCACTTGCAAGAAAATGGAGCCAGGATCAGATCGTGCAGAATTAGTTAAAGCGGCAAAGTTAATTGTATGGGATGAGGCGCCTATGATGAGCAGACACTGTTTCGAGACGTTGGATCGCACTATGCGTGATATTATAAGATCTTGTGAAGATAAACCTTTTGGGGGTAAAGTTGTTGTTTTCGGTGGAGATTTCAGACAGATTTTACCGGTTATACCTGGAGGTGGTAGAGCAGAGACTGTTTTGGCGGCTCTGAATTCGTCATATCTTTGGGAGCACTGCAAAGTTCTGAAGCTAACAAAAAACATGAGATTGCTGGCTGGTCTTACTGATGATGCAGCAAAAGAGCTTGAATCCTTCTCAAACTGGATTTTGGATATAGGagatggaaaaataaatttgccTAACGACGGTCAAGTTGAGATTGACATCCCTTCTGATTTGCTGATACAAAATAGTGGAGAAGACCCTATTGAGACTATGGCAAAAGAGGTTTATGGACAAGCTTTTCAAACTTCAACAGATAAGGATTTGTATAGACATCGAGCCATTCTTACTCCCACAAATGATGAAGTGGATAAAATAAATGACTACATGCTTTCGCAGTTGCCAGGTAACATGTTTTATCATTTATTCTTATGTTCAACTAACTTTGTACATATCACTAAACAAACGGATTTACATATGCTTTCAGGAGAAGAGAAGGTTTACCTTAGCTCTGACAGTATTATCCCATCCGATgttgacatagaagaaaatGTCGTATATCCTGCAGAGTTTTTGAACAGTGTTAAAGTGGCTGGACTGCCTAGACATTGCTTGAAGCTCAAGGTTGGTGCTCCTATCATGTGTCTTCGTAACATGGATGTTGCAGATGGTTTATGTAATGGTACTAGGCTAATTGTTACTCAGTTACTGCCCCATGTGATAGAAGGTAGAATTATAACCGGAAACAAAATTGCTGGACATCCGGTTTGGATCCCTAGAATGTTTGTCACACCACCTGACACCAAGTTCCCCTTCAGAATGCGTCGAAGACAGTTTCCAGTTACTTTGGCTTTCGCGATGACCATCAACAAAAGTCAAGGTCAAACACTGGAAAGTGTTGGGTTGTTTCTGCCTAGGCCAGTGTTCTCTCATGGTCAGCTCTACGttgcactttcaagagttaagtcgagatctggattgaaaatcctaataactggtaaagaagggaAAACGCAGACAAAAACGttgaatgttgtctacaaacaagtttttcagaatattCCATAG
- the LOC111209132 gene encoding uncharacterized protein LOC111209132, producing MEVWCFLFKEQMKSTSQTHLGCNLLPTKRLGTSHIYGESCFWRCGFCELATTSKPDRSNEQTRTSNALALPCSKSTQKGVTENALLVGPTLHPKGFCVLRDIRCWKTWKRTLKMDKRQISLMEEEVAKAVGR from the exons ATGGAGGTCTGGTGCTTCCTCTTCAAAGAACAGATGAAATCCACATCCCAAACCCATCTTGGATGCAATCTCCTTCCTACGAAGAGGCTTGGAACGAGCCACATATATG GTGAAAGTTGCTTTTGGAGGTGTGGATTCTGTGAGTTAGCCACCACGTCAAAACCTGACCGTAGCAATGAGCAGACAAGAACCTCAAATGCTCTTGCACTCCCAT GTTCTAAGAGTACCCAAAAGGGTGTGACAGAGAATGCTCTTCTTGTTGGTCCAACTTTACACCCAAAGGGCTT CTGTGTGCTAAGAGACATAAGATGCTGGAAGACATGGAAAAGGACTTTGAAG ATGGACAAGAGGCAGATAAGCTTGATGGAGGAGGAGGTAGCAAAAGCGGTGGGTCGTTAG